A window of uncultured Litoreibacter sp. contains these coding sequences:
- a CDS encoding metalloregulator ArsR/SmtB family transcription factor: MLPPLFAALSDPYRFEIIERLMKDGETPAGAISDMFDISGPAISRHLSVLHKAGLVTRRINGQQRLYSVRPEAIREVSDWTMNHRAFWEASMDRLEQALLEDKI, translated from the coding sequence ATGTTACCGCCCCTCTTTGCCGCGCTGAGCGACCCCTACCGGTTCGAGATCATCGAACGGCTGATGAAAGACGGCGAAACGCCCGCAGGCGCGATCAGCGACATGTTTGACATATCCGGCCCCGCCATTTCCCGGCACCTGTCGGTGCTGCACAAGGCCGGGCTGGTGACGCGCCGCATCAACGGCCAGCAGCGGCTGTATTCCGTGCGCCCCGAAGCAATCCGCGAAGTGTCGGATTGGACCATGAACCACCGCGCATTTTGGGAAGCCAGCATGGACCGGCTTGAACAAGCGCTACTGGAGGACAAGATATGA
- a CDS encoding glycine--tRNA ligase subunit alpha — MADTTTPTSFQEIILRLQTYWAAQGCAVMQPYDMEVGAGTFHPATTLRSLGSQPWAAAYVQPSRRPTDGRYGENPNRLQHYYQYQVLIKPSPPQMQDLYLGSLKAIGIDFTVHDIRFVEDDWESPTLGAWGLGWEVWCDGMEVSQFTYFQQVGGHDCKPVSGELTYGLERLAMYILGVDHVMDMPYNDPQSPIALTYGDVFRQTEEEYSRWNFDVADTDTLLQHFKDAEAECTRILAEPYDDPKTGKRIVMAHPAYDQAIKASHLFNLLDARGVISVTERQAYIGRVRALSKACADAFVQSEAGGWTPEAA; from the coding sequence ATGGCCGACACCACCACACCGACCTCCTTTCAGGAGATCATCCTGCGCCTGCAAACCTACTGGGCGGCGCAAGGCTGCGCGGTGATGCAGCCCTATGACATGGAGGTCGGCGCGGGCACGTTCCACCCCGCCACAACCCTGCGCTCGCTGGGCTCACAGCCATGGGCCGCGGCCTATGTGCAGCCGTCCCGCCGCCCCACCGATGGCCGGTATGGCGAGAACCCCAACCGGCTGCAGCACTACTACCAGTATCAGGTGCTGATCAAACCCAGCCCGCCGCAGATGCAGGACCTGTATCTCGGCTCCCTCAAAGCCATCGGCATCGACTTCACCGTGCACGACATCCGCTTCGTCGAAGACGACTGGGAAAGCCCCACCCTTGGCGCATGGGGCCTCGGCTGGGAGGTCTGGTGCGACGGCATGGAGGTCTCCCAATTCACCTATTTCCAGCAGGTCGGCGGCCACGACTGCAAACCCGTGTCAGGCGAGCTGACCTACGGCCTCGAGCGCCTCGCCATGTACATCCTGGGCGTCGATCACGTGATGGACATGCCCTATAACGACCCGCAATCCCCGATTGCGCTGACCTATGGCGACGTGTTCCGCCAGACGGAGGAGGAATACTCCCGCTGGAACTTCGACGTGGCCGACACCGACACGCTGCTGCAGCATTTCAAGGACGCTGAGGCCGAATGCACCCGCATCCTGGCAGAGCCATACGACGACCCCAAAACCGGCAAACGCATCGTCATGGCGCACCCCGCCTATGACCAGGCCATCAAGGCGTCCCACCTGTTCAACCTCTTGGACGCCCGCGGCGTCATCTCCGTCACCGAGCGGCAGGCCTATATCGGCCGCGTCCGCGCGCTGTCCAAAGCCTGCGCCGACGCCTTCGTGCAGTCGGAGGCCGGTGGCTGGACGCCGGAAGCAGCATGA
- a CDS encoding SRPBCC domain-containing protein — translation MTDAVTLQRVMPASATRVFEMISQPQNMVRWWGHDGMIIPEHDLNFSRPGPWHSVMELPDGTRKMVSGEVTEVDPPRFIAFTWAWHDGGPGGPRGTETRVTIEISEAGDDRANMILSHYGLTTDTARAGHTKGWLSIYDKLEKGLA, via the coding sequence ATGACCGACGCCGTCACGTTGCAGCGGGTGATGCCCGCCTCCGCCACCCGGGTGTTTGAAATGATCAGCCAGCCGCAAAACATGGTGCGCTGGTGGGGTCATGACGGGATGATCATCCCCGAACATGACCTGAATTTCTCGCGCCCAGGCCCGTGGCATTCGGTGATGGAGCTGCCGGATGGCACCCGCAAGATGGTGTCGGGCGAGGTCACGGAAGTCGACCCGCCGCGCTTCATCGCCTTCACCTGGGCCTGGCATGACGGCGGCCCGGGCGGGCCGCGCGGCACCGAGACCCGCGTGACAATCGAAATTTCTGAGGCAGGCGACGACAGGGCCAACATGATCCTGAGCCATTACGGACTGACCACCGACACCGCCCGCGCGGGTCACACAAAAGGCTGGCTGTCCATTTACGACAAACTGGAAAAAGGGCTGGCCTGA
- a CDS encoding serine protease: MFRAIIASFFLCVTASAVWAQQTWVQVEAHPSLRTAEDRARAYTTAFSEVVGYRLPGGWYALALGPYPTPNEARSRLLELRRGGVIPQDSYISDGATYRNQFWPVGAAIGSVTPEAPSATPEEPAVQDPVAEAEPAAPVELDETPREARVSERTLDRGQREALQVALKWFGFYTSGIDGAFGRGTRASMGRWQESKGFDVTGILTTKQRAVLLQDYESALAALGLGTVDEQKAGIQITMPAGLVEFDGYEYPFVQYREKDGSGVQVLLISQAGDEGTLAGLYEIMQTLEIVPLEGERRKRRSDFTLRGVSDTIQSYTYAKLSGGYVKGFTLVYPAAKAGDMERVIKIMQDSFATSEGTLEPTDGDEEAQSVDLLSGLELRKPKLSRSGFYVDGRGRVLTVADAVQSCERITLDDTYEAELQTTADGLALLTPKDNLVPLNFARFATGLGRLRSSVAVSGYSFEGALSAPTVTYGTLEDIRGLTGDDRVQRLDVGTLDGDIGGPVLNMSGAVTGILQPVEAGGRALPEGTMFATKSTEVARFLSENGVTAAASDDQPRLAAEELLVAAADMTVLVSCW; the protein is encoded by the coding sequence ATGTTTCGAGCAATTATTGCGTCTTTTTTTCTATGCGTGACCGCCAGCGCCGTCTGGGCGCAGCAGACCTGGGTGCAGGTTGAGGCGCATCCCTCGCTGCGCACCGCCGAGGACCGCGCCCGCGCCTACACCACCGCCTTTTCTGAAGTTGTGGGCTACCGACTGCCCGGCGGCTGGTACGCCCTGGCGCTTGGCCCCTACCCGACCCCCAACGAGGCGCGCTCCCGCCTGCTGGAGCTGCGCCGCGGCGGGGTGATCCCGCAAGACAGCTACATCTCGGACGGTGCGACCTATCGCAACCAGTTCTGGCCCGTGGGCGCGGCCATTGGGTCCGTGACCCCTGAAGCGCCTTCCGCGACACCTGAAGAGCCCGCCGTGCAAGACCCCGTGGCCGAAGCGGAACCGGCCGCACCGGTAGAGCTGGACGAAACCCCGCGCGAGGCCCGCGTCAGCGAACGCACGCTTGACCGCGGCCAGCGCGAAGCGCTGCAGGTCGCCCTGAAATGGTTCGGCTTCTACACCTCCGGCATTGACGGCGCGTTTGGGCGCGGCACCCGCGCCTCCATGGGCCGCTGGCAGGAAAGCAAGGGCTTTGACGTCACCGGCATCCTGACCACCAAGCAGCGCGCGGTGCTGCTGCAGGATTATGAGAGCGCCCTGGCCGCGTTGGGGTTGGGCACCGTGGACGAGCAAAAGGCCGGCATCCAGATCACCATGCCCGCGGGCCTGGTGGAATTTGACGGCTACGAATACCCGTTCGTGCAATACCGCGAAAAGGACGGCAGCGGCGTGCAGGTGCTGCTGATCAGCCAGGCGGGCGACGAGGGCACGCTGGCGGGCCTTTACGAGATCATGCAGACGCTGGAAATTGTGCCGCTGGAGGGCGAGCGCCGCAAGCGCCGGTCCGACTTCACCCTGCGCGGCGTCAGCGACACCATCCAAAGCTACACCTACGCCAAACTGTCCGGCGGCTACGTCAAGGGGTTCACCCTAGTCTACCCCGCCGCCAAGGCCGGCGACATGGAGCGGGTGATCAAGATCATGCAAGACAGCTTTGCCACCAGCGAAGGCACCCTGGAGCCCACGGATGGCGACGAAGAGGCGCAATCGGTTGACCTGCTGTCAGGGCTGGAGCTGCGCAAACCCAAGCTGTCGCGATCCGGCTTCTACGTGGACGGCCGGGGCCGCGTGTTGACCGTGGCCGACGCCGTTCAAAGCTGCGAGCGCATTACCCTGGACGACACCTATGAGGCCGAACTGCAAACCACCGCCGACGGGCTGGCGCTGCTGACCCCGAAGGACAACCTGGTGCCGCTGAACTTTGCGCGTTTCGCCACCGGGCTTGGCCGGTTGCGATCCTCGGTCGCCGTGTCGGGCTATTCGTTCGAGGGCGCCTTGAGCGCGCCCACGGTGACCTACGGCACGCTGGAGGACATCCGCGGGCTGACCGGCGACGACCGCGTGCAACGTCTGGACGTGGGCACGTTGGACGGCGACATTGGCGGCCCGGTTCTGAACATGTCAGGCGCCGTGACCGGCATCCTGCAACCTGTCGAGGCCGGCGGCCGCGCCCTGCCCGAGGGCACCATGTTTGCCACCAAATCCACCGAGGTGGCCCGGTTCCTGTCCGAGAACGGCGTGACGGCGGCGGCCTCCGACGACCAACCCCGGCTGGCGGCGGAAGAGCTGCTGGTGGCGGCTGCGGATATGACGGTTCTGGTGAGCTGCTGGTGA
- a CDS encoding thiamine pyrophosphate-binding protein yields the protein MTATPSQTSNPAAQQTRPLGAQISHMLKDRGVTHIFGIPGVHNQEMYRGIEEAGLIHVLARHEQGAGFMADGYARASGRPGVCYVITGPGLCNIMTPMGQGYSDSVSMLVISSCLDEVAAKQGQLHQMKDQEIAAGTVCDWSHTALSAQAAYQLVDRAFTEFQTARKRPKHIQVPIRQLEGLAEAAPARPPARALPAQGEPAVWETLRNRLAASRRPIFIFGGGAAPQRDQMAADQKPDWLEAFRALGGASFATYAGRGVIPADDPLHFGSYLARPESAEVIGSADLVVAVGTSLSEVDLWRDHLGHRAELIRIDIDPEVLSDAQRGDIFVCGDAAGLAQGLPNGPLNTTWTAEEVAKAKARWRAQTDAERPGIVPLCDALKDAVPADTMYYSDMTQFAYVAKEVTPMDRPHHWHHPYGFGTLGYALPAAIGGAIARPGLPTVCIIGDYGFQYTMMELATAVELTLPLPIILWDNGKLGEIEASMVRAQIAPNAVIQQNPDFLKLAEAFGAYAKAPQTIKAFQEDLQTALKADRPTLIRVTPDIHSGD from the coding sequence ATGACCGCCACCCCTTCTCAAACATCCAACCCGGCGGCGCAGCAAACGCGCCCCCTCGGTGCTCAAATCTCCCACATGCTCAAAGATCGCGGGGTGACCCACATTTTTGGCATCCCCGGCGTCCACAATCAGGAAATGTATCGCGGGATCGAGGAGGCCGGGCTGATCCACGTGCTCGCCCGTCACGAGCAGGGCGCGGGGTTCATGGCCGACGGCTATGCGCGCGCCAGCGGGCGGCCGGGGGTCTGCTATGTCATCACCGGCCCGGGCCTGTGCAACATCATGACGCCGATGGGGCAGGGCTATAGCGACAGCGTGTCGATGCTGGTGATCTCGTCATGTCTGGACGAGGTGGCGGCCAAGCAAGGCCAGCTGCATCAGATGAAGGATCAGGAAATCGCTGCCGGTACGGTTTGCGACTGGTCCCACACTGCGCTGAGTGCCCAGGCGGCCTACCAGCTGGTCGACCGCGCCTTCACCGAGTTTCAGACCGCCCGCAAACGGCCCAAACACATTCAGGTGCCGATCCGGCAATTGGAGGGGTTGGCCGAAGCCGCCCCCGCAAGACCGCCCGCGCGGGCGCTACCCGCTCAAGGTGAACCGGCAGTCTGGGAAACGCTGCGAAATCGTCTTGCCGCGTCCCGCCGCCCGATCTTCATCTTCGGCGGTGGTGCCGCGCCCCAGCGCGACCAGATGGCGGCCGACCAAAAGCCCGATTGGCTGGAAGCCTTCCGCGCGCTCGGTGGGGCCTCCTTCGCCACCTATGCCGGGCGCGGGGTCATCCCCGCTGATGACCCGCTGCATTTTGGGTCGTATCTGGCGCGACCGGAAAGCGCCGAGGTGATCGGCAGCGCCGATCTGGTGGTGGCTGTGGGGACATCCCTCAGCGAGGTCGATTTGTGGCGTGATCATTTGGGTCACCGTGCTGAACTCATCAGAATCGATATTGACCCAGAAGTGTTAAGCGACGCTCAACGCGGCGACATCTTTGTCTGCGGTGATGCTGCCGGATTGGCCCAAGGGCTGCCGAACGGGCCGCTCAACACCACGTGGACCGCGGAGGAGGTCGCCAAAGCCAAAGCCCGCTGGCGCGCGCAAACCGACGCCGAACGCCCGGGCATCGTGCCGCTCTGCGACGCGCTGAAGGACGCGGTCCCGGCCGACACGATGTATTATTCCGACATGACCCAATTTGCCTATGTGGCGAAGGAGGTTACGCCCATGGACCGCCCCCACCACTGGCATCACCCTTACGGGTTCGGCACGTTGGGCTACGCGCTGCCGGCCGCCATTGGCGGGGCGATTGCGCGTCCTGGTCTGCCCACGGTCTGCATCATCGGCGATTACGGCTTCCAATACACGATGATGGAGCTGGCCACGGCGGTCGAGCTGACGCTGCCGCTGCCGATCATCTTGTGGGACAATGGCAAGCTGGGCGAGATCGAGGCCTCCATGGTCCGCGCCCAAATCGCGCCAAATGCGGTGATCCAGCAAAACCCCGACTTCCTGAAGCTGGCCGAGGCCTTCGGGGCGTATGCAAAGGCCCCGCAAACAATCAAAGCGTTTCAGGAAGACCTGCAAACTGCGCTCAAGGCCGACCGACCGACGCTGATTAGGGTGACACCTGATATCCATAGTGGCGACTAG
- a CDS encoding YciI family protein gives MPNFVFAFHGGHTPEGEEEQAKMMAEWGAWYGELGPNIVDPGNPVGMSKTVSKDGVADNGGANPLSGYSVISADSIDAATELAKGCPMVKHGNGSVEVAEVHHIEM, from the coding sequence ATGCCCAATTTTGTTTTCGCCTTTCACGGCGGCCACACCCCCGAAGGCGAGGAAGAACAGGCCAAGATGATGGCCGAATGGGGCGCATGGTACGGCGAACTTGGCCCCAACATCGTCGACCCCGGCAACCCGGTGGGCATGTCGAAAACCGTGTCAAAAGACGGCGTGGCCGACAATGGCGGCGCGAACCCGCTTTCGGGCTACTCGGTGATTTCGGCCGACAGCATCGACGCCGCCACCGAATTGGCCAAAGGCTGCCCGATGGTCAAACACGGCAACGGCTCGGTCGAGGTGGCCGAGGTGCACCACATCGAGATGTAG
- a CDS encoding DUF6446 family protein — MSGKIVGIGFLMVAIITAISLYYLQVYHFYEEPRTGDTVELTSVATGAPEEIIADNVTSIDASSSPIRYRACFTTPMSHSLLTETYQLADGAIPLVAPDWFDCFDATEIGEALEAGTALAFLGAENFEYGVDRIVAIMEDGRGFVWHQLNDCGRKRYDGTPTGPECPALPDQASQESN; from the coding sequence ATGAGCGGAAAAATCGTAGGGATCGGATTTCTCATGGTCGCCATCATCACAGCCATCTCGCTCTATTACCTGCAGGTCTACCACTTCTACGAGGAGCCGCGCACGGGCGACACGGTGGAACTCACCTCCGTGGCCACCGGCGCGCCGGAGGAGATCATCGCCGACAACGTCACCTCCATCGACGCGTCGTCCTCCCCCATCCGCTACCGCGCCTGCTTCACGACGCCCATGTCGCACAGCCTGCTGACCGAAACCTACCAGCTGGCGGATGGCGCGATCCCCTTGGTCGCCCCCGACTGGTTCGACTGTTTTGATGCCACCGAAATCGGCGAGGCCCTTGAGGCCGGAACCGCCCTCGCGTTCCTCGGCGCGGAAAATTTTGAGTACGGCGTCGATCGCATCGTCGCCATCATGGAGGACGGGCGCGGCTTCGTGTGGCACCAGCTGAATGATTGTGGCCGCAAACGCTATGACGGCACGCCCACTGGCCCCGAATGTCCCGCCCTCCCTGACCAAGCTTCGCAAGAAAGCAACTGA
- the folE2 gene encoding GTP cyclohydrolase FolE2, with protein MNVHTPEIDRLPTREEAEAALKLLRLWAEKSSDIEVADLDPLVGRLVPGQELPNYPALARAYPEEFEVDDAYKASMPDLQNGPSSLIRGAKQHIEHVGISNFRLPIQFQTRDTSENGGPLRLETSVTGTVSLEAEKKGINMSRIMRSFYKQADETFSFGVIEKTLDAYKSDLESFDARIQMRFSFPMKVQSLRSGLEGYQYYDIALEVVDVAGVRKKFMHLDYVYSSTCPCSLELSEHARQFRGQLATPHSQRSVARVSVEIMCDKDCLWFEDLIDHCRAAVPTETQVMVKREDEQAFAELNAANPIFVEDAARSFCEQLQSDDRIGDFRVIASHQESLHSHDAVSVLTEGETFAAESIDPKLFSTLFHVG; from the coding sequence ATGAACGTCCACACGCCGGAAATTGACCGCTTGCCCACACGGGAAGAAGCAGAAGCAGCCTTGAAACTTCTCCGCCTGTGGGCCGAGAAGTCTTCTGACATTGAAGTTGCGGATCTAGACCCGCTTGTTGGCCGTCTGGTCCCTGGTCAGGAACTGCCCAACTACCCTGCCCTTGCGCGCGCCTACCCCGAAGAATTTGAGGTGGATGACGCCTATAAAGCGTCCATGCCCGACTTGCAAAACGGGCCGTCCTCGCTGATCCGCGGGGCCAAGCAGCATATTGAACATGTGGGCATTTCCAATTTCCGCCTGCCCATTCAGTTTCAGACCCGCGACACGTCTGAAAATGGGGGCCCGTTGCGGCTGGAAACGTCGGTCACCGGCACCGTGTCTTTGGAGGCCGAGAAGAAGGGCATCAACATGTCCCGCATCATGCGCAGCTTCTACAAGCAGGCGGATGAGACGTTTTCGTTCGGGGTGATCGAGAAGACGCTGGACGCCTACAAATCCGACCTTGAAAGCTTTGACGCCCGCATTCAGATGCGGTTCTCCTTCCCGATGAAGGTGCAGTCGCTGCGCTCGGGCCTTGAGGGGTATCAATATTACGACATCGCCTTGGAAGTGGTGGATGTTGCCGGGGTTCGGAAAAAGTTCATGCATTTGGACTATGTCTATTCGTCCACCTGCCCCTGCTCTTTGGAATTGAGCGAGCATGCGCGGCAGTTTCGCGGGCAATTGGCCACGCCGCATTCGCAGCGGTCGGTGGCGCGCGTCTCGGTCGAGATCATGTGCGACAAGGACTGCCTGTGGTTTGAGGATCTGATCGACCATTGCCGCGCGGCGGTGCCCACGGAAACGCAGGTGATGGTGAAGCGCGAGGACGAGCAGGCCTTTGCGGAATTGAACGCCGCCAACCCGATCTTTGTCGAAGACGCGGCGCGGTCCTTCTGCGAGCAGCTGCAATCTGACGACCGCATCGGCGACTTCCGCGTGATCGCGTCGCATCAGGAATCGCTGCATTCCCATGACGCCGTGTCCGTACTGACCGAAGGGGAGACCTTCGCCGCGGAAAGCATTGATCCCAAACTGTTTTCCACCCTGTTCCATGTGGGGTAG
- a CDS encoding dihydrofolate reductase family protein, translating to MRKLAILTFVTLDGVMQGPSTAEEDRSDGFALGGWAKPYWDEVMAQVQTHAMAEPYDFLFGGNTFDMFSAHWPKEDQSDPAAKAINGSQKYVVTSREEPLGWSYAHKVQGDDIPGEIAKLKAEDGKLLQVHGSCALIQLLLKHDLVDELRLWTFPTILGSGRQLFSGGTVPAQFELTRAEPTPNGVLMSLYKRAR from the coding sequence ATGCGAAAATTAGCGATTTTGACCTTCGTCACCCTTGATGGGGTGATGCAAGGCCCTAGCACTGCGGAGGAGGACAGGTCAGACGGGTTCGCGCTTGGCGGATGGGCAAAGCCCTATTGGGACGAGGTGATGGCACAGGTTCAAACCCACGCCATGGCCGAGCCTTACGACTTTCTGTTTGGCGGCAACACGTTTGACATGTTCTCCGCCCATTGGCCGAAGGAAGACCAATCGGACCCTGCGGCAAAGGCCATCAACGGCTCGCAGAAATACGTGGTGACATCGCGCGAAGAGCCGTTGGGCTGGTCCTACGCCCACAAGGTGCAGGGCGACGATATTCCAGGTGAGATCGCCAAGCTGAAGGCCGAAGACGGAAAGCTGTTGCAGGTGCATGGCAGCTGCGCCCTGATCCAGCTGCTTTTGAAACACGATCTGGTGGATGAGCTGCGGCTGTGGACCTTCCCCACCATCCTTGGGTCCGGCCGCCAATTGTTCAGCGGCGGCACCGTGCCCGCCCAATTTGAGCTGACGAGGGCCGAGCCCACCCCAAACGGCGTCCTCATGAGCCTCTACAAGCGCGCACGGTAG
- a CDS encoding TrkH family potassium uptake protein: MFDLRPVGYVIGLLVACLGVSMLVPMVVDMAAANGHWPAFAQAAIITTVTGALLAISTSNGMGAGLTIQQTFLLTTGVWLALPLFGALPFVMGATDARFIDAFFEAMSGMTTTGSTVFTGLANLPEGLKLWRGLMQWFGGIGIIIVAMVFLPELRVGGMQIFRSEGFDTFGKILPRAGEIARNISVIYLGLTVACMLAYLAAGMVVLDAVTHAMTTIATGGFANSDASFGAYGANAEYVGAVFMMLAALPFVRYVQLLAGTAKPLFRDSQIQTFFAIALVLVVMLALWQIATGYAEGERAWRKAMFNAVSILTGTGYASANYEVWGSFAVALFFLMGLIGGCAGSTSCSIKVFRFQLLFSSIKAQIRRIHTPHGIFNPRYQGRAVPDDVISSVMTFFVLFVVSLGVLAILLGMTGLDFITSVSGAATSLANIGPGLGDIIGPAGNFSTLNDTAKWLLCAGMLIGRLELLAVYVLFTANFWRP, from the coding sequence ATGTTTGACCTGCGCCCGGTGGGCTATGTGATCGGCCTCTTGGTGGCCTGCCTTGGCGTCTCGATGCTGGTGCCAATGGTGGTGGATATGGCCGCCGCCAACGGGCATTGGCCCGCGTTTGCGCAGGCGGCGATCATCACCACGGTGACGGGGGCATTGCTGGCCATTTCCACGTCAAACGGCATGGGGGCGGGGCTGACCATTCAGCAGACCTTCCTTTTGACCACCGGCGTCTGGCTGGCGCTGCCCCTATTTGGGGCGCTGCCCTTCGTGATGGGCGCGACCGATGCCCGCTTCATCGACGCGTTTTTCGAGGCGATGTCGGGCATGACCACCACCGGGTCAACGGTGTTTACCGGCCTTGCCAACCTGCCCGAGGGGCTGAAGCTGTGGCGCGGGTTGATGCAATGGTTTGGCGGCATCGGGATCATCATCGTGGCCATGGTGTTTTTGCCGGAACTCCGGGTCGGGGGCATGCAAATCTTCCGGTCCGAGGGCTTTGACACATTCGGGAAAATTCTCCCCCGCGCGGGGGAGATCGCGCGCAACATCTCCGTTATCTATCTGGGGCTGACCGTGGCCTGCATGTTGGCCTATCTCGCGGCGGGCATGGTGGTGCTGGATGCGGTCACCCATGCGATGACCACGATTGCCACCGGCGGGTTTGCCAATTCGGACGCGTCATTCGGGGCCTATGGGGCCAATGCCGAATATGTGGGCGCGGTGTTCATGATGCTCGCAGCGCTGCCGTTCGTGCGTTACGTGCAGCTGCTGGCGGGCACCGCCAAGCCGCTGTTTCGCGACAGCCAGATCCAGACCTTCTTCGCAATCGCGCTGGTGTTGGTGGTGATGCTGGCGCTGTGGCAAATCGCAACCGGCTACGCCGAGGGGGAGCGGGCCTGGCGCAAAGCCATGTTCAACGCCGTCTCCATCCTGACGGGCACCGGCTATGCCTCCGCCAATTACGAGGTTTGGGGCTCTTTCGCCGTGGCGTTGTTCTTCCTGATGGGGCTGATCGGCGGCTGTGCGGGGTCGACGTCATGTTCCATCAAAGTGTTCCGGTTCCAGCTGCTCTTTTCCTCGATCAAGGCGCAGATCAGGCGCATCCACACGCCCCACGGCATCTTCAACCCGCGGTATCAGGGCCGCGCGGTGCCTGACGACGTCATCTCATCGGTGATGACCTTTTTCGTGCTCTTTGTGGTGTCGCTGGGGGTGCTGGCGATCTTGCTGGGCATGACCGGCCTTGATTTCATCACCTCCGTGTCCGGCGCCGCCACGTCGCTGGCCAATATCGGCCCCGGGTTGGGCGACATCATTGGCCCCGCCGGCAATTTTTCGACGCTGAACGACACGGCCAAATGGCTGCTATGCGCGGGCATGTTGATCGGGCGGCTGGAATTGCTCGCCGTCTACGTGCTGTTCACCGCCAATTTCTGGCGGCCATGA
- the metZ gene encoding O-succinylhomoserine sulfhydrylase — protein MTDWSPRTKAVHAGVRRSQYGEVSEAIYLTQGFVYDTAEQAEARFIETGDDEYIYARYGNPTVRMFEDRIAALEGTEDAFATASGMAAVNGALCSMLKAGDHVVSARALFGSCLYILEDILPRYGVDVTFVDGTDLDAWRDAVRDDTRAVFLETVANPTLEVIDLKAVAEIAHAKDALVIVDNVFATPVFGHAVRDGADVVVYSATKHIDGQGRCLGGVICGTKDFIRKVAEPYLKHTGGALSPFNAWVMLKGLETVHLRCGAQAQTALKIATALEGHEKLANVAYPHLPSHPQFGAAKRQMEQGGTVIALDIKGGKAEAFRFLNALQIVTISNNLGDSKSLVTHPTTTTHQRLSDAQRASLGITDGLVRLSIGLEDTDDLLADIKAALDMI, from the coding sequence ATGACTGACTGGTCCCCCCGCACCAAGGCCGTTCACGCTGGCGTAAGGCGTTCGCAATATGGTGAGGTCTCGGAAGCGATCTACCTGACGCAAGGCTTTGTCTACGACACCGCCGAACAGGCCGAGGCGCGCTTCATCGAAACCGGCGACGACGAATATATCTACGCCCGTTACGGCAACCCGACCGTGCGCATGTTCGAGGACCGCATTGCGGCATTGGAGGGCACGGAGGACGCGTTTGCCACGGCGTCCGGCATGGCTGCGGTGAACGGCGCGCTATGTTCGATGCTGAAGGCAGGCGACCACGTGGTGAGCGCGCGCGCCTTGTTTGGGTCCTGTCTGTACATTCTCGAAGACATCCTGCCGCGTTACGGCGTTGACGTGACATTTGTGGACGGCACCGACCTGGACGCGTGGCGCGACGCGGTGCGCGACGACACGAGGGCGGTGTTTTTGGAAACCGTCGCCAACCCGACATTGGAGGTCATAGACCTCAAAGCCGTCGCCGAGATTGCGCATGCCAAAGACGCGTTGGTCATTGTGGACAACGTCTTTGCCACGCCGGTGTTCGGCCACGCGGTGCGCGACGGGGCGGATGTGGTTGTCTATTCGGCCACCAAACATATTGACGGGCAAGGCCGCTGTCTGGGCGGGGTGATCTGCGGCACCAAGGACTTCATCCGCAAGGTGGCGGAGCCCTATCTAAAGCACACCGGCGGCGCGCTGTCGCCGTTCAACGCCTGGGTGATGCTGAAAGGTCTGGAGACCGTGCATCTGCGCTGCGGCGCACAGGCGCAAACTGCGCTGAAAATTGCCACGGCTTTGGAAGGCCATGAAAAGCTGGCAAATGTCGCCTATCCGCATCTGCCGTCACACCCGCAATTTGGCGCCGCCAAACGGCAGATGGAACAGGGCGGCACGGTCATCGCGCTGGACATCAAAGGCGGCAAGGCGGAAGCGTTCCGCTTCCTGAACGCGTTGCAAATCGTGACCATTTCCAACAACTTGGGCGACAGCAAATCGCTGGTGACCCATCCGACCACCACCACGCACCAGCGGTTGAGCGACGCGCAACGGGCCTCGCTGGGGATCACCGACGGGCTGGTGCGGCTGTCCATCGGGCTGGAGGACACGGATGACCTTTTGGCCGACATAAAAGCCGCCTTGGACATGATCTGA